A genomic region of Gossypium hirsutum isolate 1008001.06 chromosome D01, Gossypium_hirsutum_v2.1, whole genome shotgun sequence contains the following coding sequences:
- the LOC107921736 gene encoding uncharacterized protein translates to MQLEKGDSLSKGHISELWDFIYINVTQNNLRELKEIWVQWEDETKQLFYYNYGDLPYLLDVKVDEHLFRALAQFWNSAYSCFTFGEVDLVPTIEEYTALLRCPMIQVDKVYSKAVNIPTFVKKLMNILAMIHPDTKKRVNVFALSIYGLIIFPRALGYIDEAVTDLFDQLDKRVTPVPEILAETFKSLSTCRSTGEGRFIGCAQLLLVLFHSHFWEVDKVSYPVFSENYSLLKEVAATPRRDNITMEKWMAIIQNLKDGDVEWKAHWMVPEEILYRCGNFDWVPLLGIWGAVGYAALLVLKQYRSRQFIPATQGLAQSEFSYKYDGYKKSIREVTNAWKQIHRMKKLAVGPMVTSEYNEWWNKRVNDNIPRLREEDA, encoded by the exons ATGCAACTTGAGAAGGGTGATAGCTTGTCGAAAGGGCATATATCAGAATTATGGGACTTCATTTATATCAACGTAACACAGAACAATCTTCGAGAGTTGAAAGAAATATGGGTCCAATGGGAAGATGAAACCAAACAGTTATTTTACTATAATTACGGTGATTTGCCTTATTTGTTGGATGTTAAGGTGGACGAGCATTTGTTTCGAGCTCTGGCCCAGTTTTGGAATTCTGCTTATAGctgcttcacttttggggaagtagacTTGGTACCTACTATAGAGGAATATACGGCTCTGCTACGTTGCCCAATGATTCAAGTAGATAAGGTCTATTCTAAAGCTGTCAACATCCCGACTTTTGTAAAAAAGTTAATGAATATCTTAGCAATGA TACATCCTGATACTAAGAAGAGGGTCAATGTTTTTGCTTTGAGCATTTACGGGCTAATAATTTTTCCTCGAGCGTTGGGGTACATTGATGAAGCTGTCacagatttgtttgatcaactagaCAAGAGAGTCACACCTGTCCCAGAAATTTTGGCCGAAACGTTCAAATCTTTGAGTACGTGTCGAAGCACGGGTGAGggaagattcattggatgtgcacagctttTACTAGTATTGTTCCACAGTCACTTCTGGGAAGTGGACAAAGTCTCCTATCCAGTATTTTCTGAGAACTATTCCCTATTAAAAGAAGTAGCAGCGACGCCAAGACGTGACAACATTACCATGGAAAAGTGGATGGCGATTATTCAAAATCTCAAAGACGGAGATGTTGAATGGAAAGCTCATTGGATGGTGCCCGAGGAGATCTTGTATCGATGTGGAAACTTCGATTGGGTCCCTttacttgggatttggggagctgTCGGTTATGCGGCGTTGTTGGTATTAAAACAGTATAggtcgagacagttcatacctgCAACCCAAGGACTAGCCCAGAGTGAGTTTTCATATAAATATGATGGGTACAAGAAAAGTATTCGAGAAGTGACCAATGCTTGGAAGCAAATTCACCGAATGAAGAAACTTGCCGTTGGGCCAATGGTGACCTCCGAGTATAACGAGTGGTGGAATAAGAGGGTCAATGACAATATCCCCAGGCTAAGAGAAGAAGATGCTTGA
- the LOC121213856 gene encoding uncharacterized protein, protein MAADVSSLHRVLSRYKDDLMVGNESGGAKPTALITRDLLGGGGGGAGGASPFINMKTDQSEELNLDLQVPNGWEKRLDLKSGKVYLQRCNSSSSSQSSDGSKHQINQTVPKLQDLNFPASSSKPLLNLFDDTNLELKLVSSPTPTNYQSVCTLDKVKFALERAEKEPIKKRSPSYSSSSSSIKDSQNSEGDQDKLFASPVAAGCPGCLSYVLIMKHNPKCPRCNTLVPMPVAKKPRIDLNISI, encoded by the exons ATGGCTGCCGATGTTAGCTCTTTACATAGAGTTTTAAGCCGATACAAGGATGATCTAATGGTTGGGAATGAATCCGGTGGTGCAAAACCAACGGCTTTGATCACTAGGGACTTGCTTGGAGGCGGAGGCGGTGGCGCAGGTGGTGCCTCCCCTTTCATCAATATGAAAACTGATCAATCAGAAGAACTTAACCTCGACCTTCAAGTCCCTAATGGATGGGAAAAGCGCCTAGACTTGAAA TCCGGTAAGGTGTACTTGCAAAGATGCAATTCCTCAAGTTCTTCACAATCATCAGATGGAAGCAAGCACCAAATCAATCAAACAGTGCCAAAGCTTCAAGATTTGAATTTTCCAGCCTCTTCCTCTAAACCTTTGCTAAACCTTTTCGACGACACCAACCTAGAATTGAAATTAGTCTCATCACCCACTCCTACCAATTATCAAAGTGTTTGCACCCTCGACAAAGTAAAATTCGCGCTTGAACGTGCCGAGAAAGAGCCGATCAAGAAGCGATCACCATCATACTCTTCGTCATCATCTTCGATCAAAGATTCGCAAAACAGTGAAGGTGATCAAGATAAGTTGTTTGCGTCGCCGGTTGCAGCGGGTTGTCCCGGATGCTTATCGTATGTGTTGATAATGAAACATAACCCTAAATGTCCTAGGTGCAATACCCTTGTTCCAATGCCAGTTGCTAAAAAGCCTCGCATTGATCTCAATATATCAATTTGA